The proteins below come from a single Roseiflexus sp. RS-1 genomic window:
- the rpsD gene encoding 30S ribosomal protein S4 → MARYRGPVGKVSRRLGIGITDKGQRILAKRPFPPGQHGPSARRRQVSDYGLQLLEKQKARYVYGVLERQFRRIFEKAQRFPGETGAYLFILLERRLDNVVYRLGFATTRAQARQLVSHGHITVNGRKTNIPSYTVRVGETIAVRPESRRRTYFKNLIDSGALARHKTPDWLRLNPADLSGEVVAMPRREDAEPGINEQLIVEFYSR, encoded by the coding sequence ATGGCTCGCTATCGAGGACCTGTAGGAAAAGTCAGCCGACGCCTGGGGATCGGCATTACGGATAAGGGTCAGCGCATCCTGGCAAAACGGCCGTTTCCTCCGGGCCAGCACGGACCGTCGGCGCGTCGACGGCAGGTGTCGGATTATGGGTTGCAACTGCTCGAAAAACAGAAGGCGCGCTATGTCTATGGCGTGCTGGAACGCCAGTTCCGCCGCATTTTCGAGAAGGCGCAACGCTTTCCCGGTGAGACCGGCGCGTACCTGTTTATTCTGCTTGAGCGGCGACTCGACAATGTCGTGTATCGCCTGGGTTTCGCAACTACCCGCGCCCAGGCGCGGCAACTGGTCTCCCACGGGCATATTACGGTGAACGGACGGAAAACGAATATCCCGTCGTATACGGTGCGCGTCGGGGAAACGATAGCCGTTCGACCGGAGAGCCGCCGCCGCACGTACTTCAAGAACCTGATTGACAGCGGTGCGCTCGCGCGCCATAAAACACCAGACTGGCTCCGCCTGAATCCGGCGGATCTGTCGGGTGAAGTGGTTGCGATGCCGCGTCGTGAGGATGCAGAGCCGGGCATCAACGAACAATTGATTGTTGAGTTCTACAGCCGCTGA
- the rpsK gene encoding 30S ribosomal protein S11, with the protein MAKQAAKGSAAATKRQRGKRREKKNVPRGQAHIQSTFNNTIVTITDPAGNVICWSSAGQNGFKGSRKSTPYAAQVAAENAARKAMENGMRQVEVFVKGPGAGREAAIRSLQAAGLQVTAITDVTPIPHNGCRPPKRRRV; encoded by the coding sequence ATGGCAAAGCAAGCAGCAAAAGGTTCGGCCGCCGCGACCAAACGACAGCGCGGTAAACGCCGTGAAAAGAAGAATGTGCCGCGTGGTCAGGCGCATATCCAGAGTACGTTCAACAATACGATTGTCACGATCACCGATCCAGCCGGGAATGTGATCTGCTGGTCAAGCGCCGGACAGAATGGCTTCAAAGGATCCCGCAAGAGTACGCCGTATGCTGCTCAGGTGGCAGCCGAAAACGCGGCACGCAAGGCCATGGAGAATGGCATGCGTCAGGTTGAGGTCTTCGTGAAAGGACCGGGCGCCGGACGCGAAGCGGCGATCCGGTCACTGCAGGCGGCTGGCTTGCAGGTGACTGCGATTACCGATGTGACGCCGATCCCGCACAATGGTTGCCGACCGCCCAAGCGCCGGCGTGTCTGA
- the rpsM gene encoding 30S ribosomal protein S13: MARIAGVDLPRNKRIEIAITYIFGIGRSNGAEVLRKANVNPATRVRDLTEEEVSRIREIVEREYRVEGDLRREIQMNIKRLMDIGCYRGLRHRKGMPVRGQRTRTNARTRRGRRGQAIGIKKKTVKK; the protein is encoded by the coding sequence ATGGCACGCATCGCAGGGGTTGACCTCCCGCGCAACAAACGGATCGAAATCGCCATTACGTATATCTTCGGTATCGGGCGATCCAACGGGGCTGAGGTGCTGCGTAAAGCAAACGTCAACCCCGCAACCCGGGTGCGCGATCTGACCGAAGAGGAGGTTTCGCGGATCCGTGAAATTGTCGAGCGTGAGTATCGCGTCGAAGGCGATCTGCGCCGCGAAATCCAGATGAATATCAAGCGTCTGATGGATATCGGGTGCTACCGCGGTCTGCGCCATCGCAAAGGCATGCCGGTGCGCGGTCAGCGCACCCGCACCAATGCGCGCACCCGCCGCGGTCGCCGGGGTCAGGCGATTGGCATCAAGAAGAAGACAGTGAAGAAGTAA
- the rpmJ gene encoding 50S ribosomal protein L36: MKVRASVKPRCEYCRVIKRKGVLRVICSRQPKHKQRQG, encoded by the coding sequence ATGAAAGTTCGAGCGTCGGTCAAGCCGCGCTGCGAATATTGCCGCGTTATCAAACGCAAGGGTGTGCTGCGCGTCATCTGTAGTCGCCAACCCAAGCATAAGCAGCGCCAGGGATGA
- the infA gene encoding translation initiation factor IF-1, which translates to MSKKKDVIEMEGTITEPLPNAMFRVKLENGHEVLAHISGRMRMNYIRILKGDRVLVELSPYDLTRGRITYRYK; encoded by the coding sequence ATGTCCAAAAAAAAAGATGTCATCGAGATGGAAGGAACGATTACTGAGCCGTTGCCAAACGCCATGTTTCGCGTAAAACTCGAAAATGGGCACGAGGTGCTGGCTCATATTTCAGGTCGTATGCGGATGAATTATATTCGCATTCTCAAAGGAGATCGGGTGCTGGTCGAATTGTCGCCCTACGATCTGACGCGTGGGCGCATCACGTATCGCTACAAGTGA
- a CDS encoding adenylate kinase — translation MDIILLGAPGAGKGTQAKYLEEHTGMVHVASGDLFRAALRQGTELGMLAKSYMDRGELVPDEVVIRMIVERISQPDCSRGVIFDGFPRTREQARALEAELNKQGRRIDVVLYIRVPEDMLLRRIAGRQTCKTCGSTYNIYYFPSKHPNVCDDCGGKLYQRSDDTMETARHRLEVYFAQTMPLIEYYRDQGVLVEIDGRREISQVTRSMIEALNKYAVSATPSDESA, via the coding sequence ATGGATATCATTCTGCTCGGAGCGCCTGGCGCCGGGAAAGGCACCCAGGCGAAATATCTTGAGGAGCATACCGGAATGGTGCACGTCGCCAGCGGCGATCTGTTCCGCGCGGCGCTTCGCCAGGGAACAGAACTCGGTATGCTGGCGAAGTCGTATATGGATCGTGGCGAACTGGTGCCGGACGAAGTGGTCATTCGCATGATTGTCGAACGCATCAGTCAGCCCGATTGCAGTCGGGGCGTGATTTTCGACGGGTTCCCGCGCACCCGCGAGCAGGCGCGGGCGCTCGAAGCGGAGCTCAACAAACAGGGACGGCGGATCGATGTCGTCCTTTACATTCGCGTGCCGGAAGATATGCTGCTGCGGCGTATCGCCGGGCGACAGACTTGCAAAACCTGTGGCTCGACGTATAATATTTACTATTTCCCATCGAAACATCCGAATGTCTGTGATGATTGCGGTGGGAAACTGTATCAGCGCAGTGATGATACAATGGAAACGGCGCGTCATCGGCTCGAAGTCTATTTTGCCCAAACGATGCCGTTGATCGAGTACTATCGCGACCAGGGGGTGCTGGTCGAAATCGATGGGCGCCGTGAGATTTCGCAGGTGACACGTAGTATGATCGAAGCACTCAACAAATACGCTGTTAGCGCGACGCCTTCCGACGAAAGCGCGTAG
- the secY gene encoding preprotein translocase subunit SecY encodes MLESVVNALRLPDLRQRILFTLAMLLLFRLIAHIPVPNIDPTALESLRIALQGNQLAQLLNIFAGGALQNLSVAAMGVYPYITAQIILQLLVPLIPALEELRKEGEQGRMRLNRLTFYLTIPMALLQAYGQTLTLERSLGTGQALFQTPFDIVNNFFPTFTILVSMLAGTMLLVWLGEQIQERGIGNGVSMIIFAGIVAGLPGLIIQAFTTVELGGVEQIIGLVSFLVIALGTIVGIVLMHEGQRRIPVQYAKRVRGNRVYGGQSSHIPLKVNMAGMIPLIFAQSIIIFPGTIASYACPEQIAPPGSGVFKQIACFTYQTFSPQYGSGTLVYSIALFVLVYFFTYFYTKVIFDQQNIPETLQRNGGFIPGIRPGKRTEEYLDQVVSRITRIGALFLGIVAILPFITQQLTGVPIGLGATALLIVVGVAVDTMRQLEAQLVMRNYEGFINR; translated from the coding sequence ATGCTTGAGTCGGTTGTCAATGCGCTCCGGTTGCCCGATCTGCGTCAGCGCATCCTGTTTACGCTGGCAATGCTGTTGCTCTTCCGGTTGATCGCCCATATTCCTGTGCCAAACATCGATCCGACGGCGCTGGAAAGTCTGCGGATCGCGCTGCAGGGGAATCAACTGGCACAGTTGCTTAATATTTTTGCCGGCGGCGCACTGCAGAACCTGTCGGTGGCAGCGATGGGGGTCTATCCGTACATCACTGCCCAGATCATTCTGCAACTGCTCGTGCCGCTCATCCCGGCGCTGGAAGAATTGCGCAAAGAGGGTGAACAGGGGCGCATGCGCCTGAACCGCCTTACGTTTTACCTGACCATTCCGATGGCGCTGTTGCAGGCCTATGGGCAGACGCTGACACTCGAACGCAGCCTTGGCACAGGGCAGGCGCTCTTCCAGACGCCGTTCGATATTGTGAATAATTTCTTTCCGACCTTTACCATTCTGGTGAGCATGCTGGCGGGAACGATGCTGCTGGTGTGGCTCGGCGAACAGATCCAGGAACGCGGGATCGGCAACGGCGTGTCGATGATCATCTTCGCCGGGATTGTCGCCGGGTTGCCAGGGTTGATCATTCAGGCGTTTACAACCGTCGAACTGGGAGGCGTCGAGCAAATTATCGGGCTGGTGTCGTTCCTGGTCATCGCTCTGGGAACGATTGTGGGGATTGTCCTGATGCACGAGGGGCAACGACGCATCCCGGTACAGTACGCCAAGCGCGTGCGTGGCAATCGCGTGTATGGCGGGCAGAGCAGCCATATCCCGCTGAAGGTCAACATGGCAGGTATGATCCCGCTGATCTTCGCGCAGAGCATCATCATCTTTCCGGGCACGATTGCATCGTATGCCTGCCCGGAACAGATTGCGCCGCCGGGATCAGGCGTCTTCAAGCAGATTGCGTGCTTTACGTATCAAACGTTTAGCCCGCAGTACGGCAGCGGGACGCTGGTGTACTCGATTGCGCTGTTTGTGCTCGTCTATTTCTTTACCTACTTTTACACAAAGGTCATTTTTGACCAGCAAAACATCCCGGAGACGCTTCAGCGCAACGGCGGGTTTATTCCGGGCATTCGACCGGGGAAACGCACCGAGGAGTATCTCGACCAGGTGGTGAGCCGGATTACGCGAATCGGCGCGCTGTTCCTGGGTATTGTCGCAATTCTGCCCTTTATCACGCAGCAACTTACCGGTGTGCCAATCGGGCTGGGCGCCACGGCGCTGCTGATCGTGGTCGGTGTGGCAGTCGACACGATGCGACAGTTGGAAGCTCAACTGGTCATGCGCAATTATGAAGGGTTCATCAATCGCTGA